The genomic stretch TTAAAGATGTCGCCTATCACGCCGTTCTACCTTTGTTCTGTGCCTCTGTGGTTCAGATTGGTGGCTTCTTAATTAACATGCGTAACAACATGATTAACTTGTTAGGTGAAGATTACATCACCATGGCAAAGGGGAAGGGCTTAAGCGAAAACCGAGTGGTGTTTAACTACGCGGCACGTAACGCCATGCTACCAAGTGTGACCGCGCTGTCGATGTCGTTAGGTATGGCAATTGGTGGTCAGTTGATTGTTGAAATCATCTTTAACTACCCAGGCCTAGGTTCGGTGTTATTTAACGCCATCAACTCTCGTGACTATCAAGTTCTCCAAGGTCAACTGCTTATCATGACCTTATTTATGCTGTTCTTTAACTTACTGGCCGACATGTTGTATGTCGTACTTGACCCTCGCCTACGTAAGGGAGGCAAATAATCATGAAAGGTTTCCTTAAATTAATAGTCGGTAATCCTAAAGCTTTAACCGGCATGATTATCTTAATGTTATTCATTTTTATCGCAGTATTTGCTCCGTTTATCACTAAACATGCACCCGATAAACGTACCGGTAATCCACATGAATACCCAAGTGCTATCGTAAAAATGGCACAAAGCACGCCAGACGGATGGGTCGCAACCAATCTTGCTAACGACCGCCGCACTATGGCGATGTCGAAAAAAGCCGATCACACACTGGGTACCACTCGTATGGGGCGTGATGTTTGGTCTCAACTTGCTTACGGTGCTCGTGTATCGCTAGGTGTGGGTTTTGGTGCTGGTATTGTGGTGTGTTTCTTAGCCACAGTGATTGGTGTTTCGGCTGGCTACTTTGGTGGCAAAACCGATGATGTACTCACCGCCGCCATGAATATTATGTTGGTAATACCGCAGTACCCACTACTGTTTGTTCTGGCTGCCTTTATTGGTGAGGCAGGGCCATTAACCATCGCCTTGATAATAGGTTGTACCTCCTGGGCATGGGGCGCTCGTGTGGTACGTTCACAAACTTTAGCTCTACGTGAAAAAGAGTTCGTCAAAGCAGCAGAAGTATTGGGTGAATCTTCATTCCGCATTATTTTTGTTGAAATTCTGCCAAACCTTATCTCGATTGTAGGCGCAAGTTTCATCGGTTCTGTGATGTATGCCATCATGATGGAAGCGACTATTTCGTTCCTAGGTCTTGGCGACCCAAGCACCATCAGCTGGGGCATCATGTTATACAACGTACAAACCTCATCCGCCATCTTGGTTGGCGCATGGTGGGAACTGATTGCACCATGTATGGCATTGACTGTATTGGCTGTTGGTCTCGCACTGCTTAACTTCGCAGTTGATGAAGTTGCTAACCCGCAATTACGTTCACATAAAGGCATGAAGCGTTGGAAGAAGATTGCCGAGCAAGACGTAAAAGAACGGACACCAGAAATGCCTCCTCAAAATGCACTTTGGAGCGGAGATAAATAATATGACAGATATCAATAAAAATGAGCCGCTCATCTCAGTTCGTAACTTATGTGTTGATTACATCACTGACGCGGGCGATGTCCGCGCGGTGAACAATGTAAGTTTTGACCTAGCGCCAGGCGAAGTATTTGGTCTGGCCGGTGAGTCTGGTTGTGGTAAATCAACCGTCGCATTCTCGCTAATGCGTCTGCATAAGCCGCCAGCCTTTATTACCGGCGGTGAAGTGATTTTTAACGGTGAAGATATTTTGAAGTACAGCGAAGACCGTATGCAGTCTTTCCGCTGGAGCCAAATGTCGATGGTATTTCAAAGTGCCATGAACGCCTTGAACCCAGTATTACCTCTAGAAGAGCAATTTTGTGATGTGATCATGCGTCATACCAATATGACTCGTGATCAAGCGGTGATTCGCGCTCAAGGTCTATTGGAAATCGTGGATATTCACCCCGATCGCTTAAACGATTACCCGCACCAGTTCTCTGGTGGTATGCGTCAACGTTTAGTTATTGCAATTGCGTTAGCGCTTAATCCTAAAATGATCATTATGGATGAGCCAACCACCGCACTCGATGTAGTGGTACAACGTGAAATTCTGCAAAAGATTTATGCGCTAAAAGAAGAGTTTGGTTTCTCAATTTTATTCATTACCCATGATTTGTCACTGATGGTCGAGTTCTCTGACCGCATCGGCATCATGTACTCAGGTGAATTAATTGAAGTCGCACCTTCAAAAGAAATTTTAGAGTCGCCTTACCATCCGTACACCAAAGGGCTGGGGTCTTCTTTCCCACCGTTAACTGGGCCAAAAACCAAGCTAACGGGTATTCCGGGTAACCCTTTGAACTTGCTAGACATCCCACAAGGCTGTCGTTTCCAAGCTCGTTGTGAACGTGTTCATGACACTTGTCGCCAAGTTCCAACCCAATTGCGTCAAATTGAGCCGGGTCGATTGTCTAACTGTCATTTATATGGCGAGCCAATTTCAGTCGCGACAGTATAGCGAACCAACGCATAGAAAAAACGGCGATAACAGCCAGTTAACAAAGAATTAGCGTAAAGCTGGAGACAATTATGAGCTCATCAGAAGTATATGGAAAATTGTTGATTGAAGGGAAGAATCTGATTAAAGATTTCCCGCTTAACAGCAATTCAATGAAGCAAACCAAAATGCGCGCTATCAATGACGTGTCATTTAAGATGTACAAAAGCCGTGGTCTTGCTGTGGTCGGTGAATCGGGTTCAGGTAAATCGACCACCGCCAAAATGATCGCCAAAATGTACGCTCCAAGCGGTGGCCACATTGAGTACAAAGGTCGTGATATTCAAGAGATCAAAAAGAAACACGATCTAATGCAATATCGTGAAGGGGTGCAAATGGTATGGCAAGACCCGTTTGGGTCGTTAAATCCAACCCATAACATTTTTCACCACATTGCTCGCCCTTTGATCATTCATAACAAAGTAAAAAGCAGCAATAAAAAAGAGCTACAAGAGCGTGTTTATGAACTGCTTGAGCAAGTGGGCCTAAACCCAGCCAAAGAAACCTCAGTGAAATTCCCGCATCAGTTATCTGGCGGTCAACGTCAACGTGTCAACTTGGCGCGTAACATTGCAGTCGGCGCTGAAGTGGTACTTGCCGATGAACCAACATCAATGTTGGATGTTTCGATTCGCGCCGGTGTTTTGAACCTAATGGAAGAGATGAAGTTTGAAAAGAAAATGTCTCTACTTTATATCACCCATGATATCGCTACCGCTCGTTATATTGCTGAAGACCTTTCAGTCATGTACGTCGGACACATGGTGGAATGGGGCGACACCGATGAGATCATTCATGATCCTCAGCACCCATACACTCAATTATTGGTATCAGCGGTTCCGGATCCTAAGAAATCGATCCACGAAAAGCTAAAAGGCAATAAAGGTGATATTCCACTTTGGACGCCAGAGTCTGTCGGTTGTCCATTTGCCGGTCGTTGTCTGCATGTGTCAGATAAGTGCCGCGAAAAAATGCCGGAAGTAACGCAACTTTCGACTAACCATTTTGTTCGCTGTTACTTATTTGAAAAATAAACACGCATTACCTAAGAACATTGAAGCGGCAAGCTTGTCGCTTCAAGTTACAACAGATTGGCTCTGACTCTTAATCGGTGTCAGAGCCTATTTTAAAAGAGGCTAGGAGCATTCGATGCAAATTTTTACTAACCATATTGGTTACCCTTGCTTTAGTAGCAAAAATGCTGTGGTACTTGCCTCAACACTGGACCAACATCTGACCGCTAAATTGGTCGATGCGAATACTCATCAAGTGGTGAAAAATCTCCTCATCTCTGGCAAAAAATCAGTCGATAACTGGCATTTTGGCGACTTCTATCAAATCGACTTTTCAGACTTCACCCAAGCCGGCCACTATTACCTTGCGATTGGCAGCGATCATTCTCATGCTTTTGAGATCGGTCAAAATGTGCTAATGAAGCGCACTTTTTCCGATTGTTTGCACTATTTAAAATCTCAACGTTGTGGCGGGATCTTCGATCAACGCGACCGCAAAACCCCTGTTCTTAATAGTGAAAATACCGTCGATGTGCATGGCGGTTGGTATGATGCCTCTGGGGATGTGAGTAAATACCTCAGTCACCTTTCTTATGCCAATTTCCTCAACCCACAACAAATTCCAATGGTTGTGTGGAATATGTTGAAAGGTTTAGAACTGACAGCCGAGATGAACAGTTTTGCCCGTTTTTCGACGGTTCGATTAACCGAAGAAGCCTTATTTGGCGCTGACTTTTTAGTGCGTATGTTGTCACCTGAAGGCTATTTCTACACCACTGTTTTTGATAAGTGGAGTAAAGATATTAATCAGCGCGAGATCTGCGCTTATGAAACTCAAGATGGGCATAAAGGCGAAGATTATCAAGCTGGATTTCGTCAAGGTGGCGGCATTGCCATCGCCGCCCTCGCCCGCGCTTCTCGCTTAGAAGAACACGGTGAATTTAATTCAAATCAATATTTAGAAGCGGCGATCAAGGCTTATCAACATTTGGTTGAGCACAATACTCAATACCTCAATGACAGCACTGAAAACATCATTGATGAATACTGCGCGTTATTAGCGGCAGTCGAACTTTTCCACTGCACTCAAGAACAAGAATTTGCCAATCAAGCACAGATCTGGGCACAACGTTTAGCTCAACGCCAAATGAGTGATGAGAATATGACTCACTTTTGGTCGGCTAATGATGATGGTTCTCGTCCTTATTTCCATGCCGCAGAAGCCGGTTTGCCCGTGATCGCACTATGTGAATATTTAGCAATTGAAACCGACCCTAATGCCAAACAAGTTACGCGACAAGTGATTGAAAATGCGCTTCGTTTTGAATTAATCATCACAGGTAAAGTCAACAACCCATTTGGTTACCCGCGTCAATACGTTAAAGGGGTCGATGAAGCCAAACGAGAAGCCTTTTTTGTCGCTCACAACAATGAGTCTGGTTACTGGTGGCAAGGTGAAAATGCCCGTTTAGCCTCGTTATCCTGCATGGCCAATATTGCGCAAACTCACCTACAAGATGCCGCCCTTATCTGCGATTTACAGCGTTTTTCACAATCGGCGTTAGATTGGATTGTCGGCTTGAATCCGTATGACATGTGCATGCTCGATGGCCATGGTCACAACAACCCAGACTATCTACCCGAGCTTGGCTTTTTTAATGCTAAAGGCGGCGTATGTAATGGCGTGACGGCCGGCTTTGAAGATGAGCAAGATATTGCGTTTAATCCCGATGGGCAAAAAGATGACATGCTGCAAAACTGGCGTTGGGGTGAGCAATGGATCCCACATGGTGGTTGGTATTTATTGGCAATCATTGCCCAACAACATCATCTTGATTACGCCATGAAGGAGTCATTATGAACTCATATTATTTAGTCGGTATTGATGGTGGCGGAACCTCTTGCCGTGCTCGTTTAACCGATCCGCAAGGCAACATTTTAGGCGAAGGAAAAAGCGGCAGCGCCAATATTTTATTAGGCGTGGAAGTCGCAATGGCTTCAATTATTCATGCCGTAAGAAAAGCCGCTAAACAAGCCGGTCTCAGCGAAGCCGATTTTCATTCGATGCACTTAGGCTTGGCATTAGCGGCAGCGGAACAAAGAAAAACGTGGCAAGGCTTTATGCAACTGGATCACCCTTTTGCCAGCATCGTATTAAATACCGATGCTTATGGCGCGTGTTTGGGCGCACACAATGGTCAAGATGGCGCAATCATGATCGCAGGAACAGGATCGTGCGGGCTATTGATCAAACAAGGTCAGCAACATGTGGTTGGTGGTCGTGAATTCCCGATTTCCGATCAAGGCAGTGGCGCGATCATGGGTTTGCATTTAATCCAATACACTTTACTCGCTCAAGATGGCATCAAACCCCATTCCGATATTACGCAAATTGTGATGCAGCATTTTAATCAAGATGTTGATGCCATTGTTGAATGGTCGAAAAGAGCGCGCCCTTGTGATTACGGCCAATTTTCGCCACAAATATTTCAATGTGCCGCCAATGGGGATGAGGTTGCCAACAATCTTTTACAACAAACTGCGGCCGATCTTGATATGTATCTAGAGGCACTTCATCAACGAGGCGCTAGCAAGATTGCCTTAATGGGTGGCATTGGGGTGCGTATCGGGCCTTGGCTCAAACCGCAAAGCCAGCAATGGTTAGTCAAGCCGCAAAAAGATGCCATTGATGGTGGGCTAATGATGGCCAGTAAACCAGAGCACAATTTATTTTAAGGTCTTTGTTTTAAGGACATTGCTTTAAAACCGTTATTTACAATGCTTATTGAAAAGCACTTGCTTTAAAGCGTTGATTTTTACGCGATGGCGAATATAACTAAAAATAACACCGCAAAAGGTGGGAATATGAATTACCGAATTGATCTTGCTGTTATCGAACAACAAACCAACTACTCTCGTTTTGGTTTAACGCTGCATAATCTAAGTGATCATGATCTACATGATTGGAGTATTCATGTCAGTTTTCGACGCTATATTCAGCCACAAACGTTAACTCAAGGTCAGATTAAGCAAGTGGGAGGTTATTGTGTTTTTACCCCACCACAAGGCGTAACCTTACAAGCTAATAATTCGTATTATGTTGAATTTGGTACCAATACTGCGCCTTTCCAATTACTTGATGACGGGTTTGATGATGCCTTTATTCAAATGGTCAAAGATGGCATCACCCAAACACTTAATGTGGTGGTCACCCCGATCGCCCTTTCATCCAGTCCAAAGAGACGCATTTCGCTTCCTGTGGTTACTGCCAACTTAAATGGCGTGATCCCAGCCCCTCAGTTTATTGAAGCGCAAACCGGATACTTTAATTTAGAAACGCCAATCACCTTTCAAGCACACAGCAGTTACGCTCAGTCCGCTTTGGTATGGCTCGCCGATGAACTCAGCCAAGTTACTGACTTTCCGATAAAAAAAAGCAGCCAAGGCAACGTCTGTTTTGTGACTACGCCAACCCTTGCCGAAGGTGAATACAAATTAGAAATTCAAGCTCAGCAAATATTACTTGAAGCCAACTCAAGCAGTGGTTTTATGTATGCTGCCACCAGCTTACTGCAATTGATCAGCAACCAATTTGATGCCAACAGCCAGCAATTGCCTTGCACTTTAATTCAAGATAAACCGCGCTTTGAGCACCGAGGCATGATGCTCGACTGTGCTCGTCATTTCCACACCGTCGAGCAAGTTAAGCGCTTGATCAATCAATTGGCCAAATACAAGTTTAACGCCTTTCATTGGCACTTAACCGATGATGAAGGTTGGCGAGTGGAGATCAAAGCGTTGCCACAGCTCACCGACATTGGGGCATGGCGCGGACTAAAAACGCCAATCGAGCCGCAGTATTCTCACTTAAGCGAGACCTATGGCGGCTTTTACAGCCAAGACCAAATCCGCGAGGTTATCCGTTATGCCGCTGAGCGCAATATCACAGTGATCCCTGAGATCGACATTCCAGGTCACTGCCGCGCCGCGATTAAATCATTGCCGCATTTATTAGTTGATGCCGAAGATCAATCGCAATATCGCAGCATTCAATACTACACCGATAACGTGTTATCCCCTGCCCTACAAGGCACCTACACCTTTATCGACACCGTATTAGAAGAGATCGCCGATTTATTCCCATCGCCTTTGGTTCACATTGGTGGCGATGAAGTACCAGAAGGGGTATGGACTCAAAGCCCGAAATGCCAAGCGTTAATGGCTTCGCAAGGCTATACCGACCCTAAAGAGTTGCAAGGACACTTATTACGCCACGCGGAAAATAAACTCAAATCACTAGGCAAGCGCATGCTCGGTTGGGAAGAAGTTCAGCATGGCGATAAAGTTAGCAAAGACACCATTATTTGCTCTTGGTTAAGTGAAGACGCCGGTTTGCATTGTGCCAGCAATGGCTTCGATGTCATTTTGCAACCCGCGCAATTTACCTACCTCGACATCGTACAAGACCATGGCGCAGAAGAAATGGGCGTCGATTGGGCTGGGGTGACACCGCTTGAGAAATCATACAGCTATGAGCCTTTATCTCAGCTAGACAGTCATGACCCTGTCCGCCAACACATTTTCGGTATTCAATGCGGTTTATGGTGCGAGATCATCGACACCCCAGAGCGCATGGAGTACATGCTTTTCCCACGACTTCTGGCCATAGCGGAAGCGTGTTGGACCGAAAAACAAAACCGTAATTGGCAAGACTTTTTAGCGCGTTTACATGGCCATACACCAACGTTATCGCGCCAAGGGGTAAAATTTAAATCACTAAACTGATCAGCTGTTTATCCCCTAGGTAATACGGGGGATATTTTTAATTTTAAGTAAGAATTTTGATTAAGGAAGAGAAAATGAAATACGGCTTTTTCGACAATGACAATCGTGAATATGTCATCACTCGTCCAGACGTGCCTGCACCATGGACCAATTATTTAGGCACAGAAAAGTTCTGTACGGTTATTTCTCACAATGCAGGTGGTTACTCTTTCTATAACTCACCAGAGCATAATCGTGTCACTAAGTTTCGCCCTAACGCGTCATTTGATCGCCCTGGACATTATGTCTATTTACGCGATGATGAAACCGGAGATTACTGGTCAATCTCATGGCAGCCAGTAGCAAAAAGCCTCGATGAAGCAAGCTACGAAGTGCGTCACGGCTTGTCTTACTCTAAATTTAAGTGTGAGTACAACGGCATCACCGCCACTAAAACCTTGTTTGTACCAAAAGGTGAAGACGCAGAAGTGTGGGATGTGGTGATCAAAAACACCAGCGACAAACCACGCACCATCAGTACGTTCTCGTTTGTTGAATTCTCCTTTAGCCACATTCAATCCGACAACCAAAACCATCAAATGTCATTGTACTCAGCCGGTACTGAATACAAAGACGGCGTGTTGGAATATGACCTTTATTACAACACCAATGAGCAGGAAGGTTTTTACTACCTCGCTTCTACGTTCGACCCAGATTCATACGATGGTCAACGTGATAATTTCTTAGGTTTATACCGCGATGAAGCCAACCCAATCGCGGTAGAACAAGGCAAGTGTTCAAATTCAGCCCAAACCTGTTACAACCATTGTGGCTCGTTGCATAAGCAATTTGTTATCCAACCGGATGAAGAAGTTCGCTTTGCGTATATCTTAGGTATTGGTAAAGGTAACGGCGAGAAATTGCGTACTAAATACCAAGATCTGGCAAATGTCGATGCGGCTTTCGCTGGCATTAAAGCCCACTGGGATGAGCGTTGTAACAAGTTCCAAGTGAAATCGCCAAACCAAGGCTTAGATACCATGATCAACACTTGGACTCTATACCAAGCAGAAACTTGTGTGGTGTGGTCGCGTTTTGCTTCCTTTATCGAAGTCGGTGGTCGTACTGGTCTGGGTTACCGTGATACCGCCCAAGATGCAATTTCAGTTCCGCATTCCAATCCTGAAATGACTCGTAAGCGTTTGGTTGACTTACTGCGCGGCCAAGTGAAAGCTGGTTATGGTCTGCACTTATTTGATCCTGATTGGTTTGATCCGGAAAAAGCTGATGTTAAACCGTCTAAATCTCCAACTGTGGTTCCGACCCCAAGTGATGAAGATAAGATCCACGGCATTGAAGATACTTGTTCAGATGATCATTTATGGATCGTCCCAACCATCTGTAAATATGTGATGGAAACCGGCGAAGAGTCATTCTTTGATGAGCAAATTCCTTACGCGGATGGTGGCAACGCTAGCGTTTACGATCACATGAAAGCGGCGCTGGATTTCTCGGCTCAATATGTCGGCAACACCGGTATTTGTAAAGGCCTACGCGCCGATTGGAACGACTGCTTAAACTTAGGTGGCGGCGAGTCTTCTATGGTGTCTTTCCTGCATTACTGGGCGCTACAAGAATTCATCGACCTCGCTAAATACCTAGGCAAAAACGACGATGTCGATACTTACACCACCATGGCAGAAGGCGTACGCCAAGCATGTGAAACTCACCTGTGGGATGACGAAGGTGGTTGGTACATTCGCGGCCTAACCAAAGATGGCGACAAAATCGGCACGGCGCAACAAACCGAAGGTCGTATTCACTTAGAGTCAAACACGCTCGCTGTCTTGTCGGGCGCCGTATCGCAAGAACGTGGCGAGCGTGCGATGGATTCGGTCGATGAGCACTTATACTCTCCTTACGGCTTGCACTTAAACTCTCCGTCTTTCTCTACTCCAAATGATGACATTGGTTTTGTCACTCGTGTGTATCAGGGCGTAAAAGAAAACGGCGCGATCTTCTCTCATCCAAACCCTTGGGCATGGGTAGCAGAAGCCAAATTAGGCCGTGGCGATAAAGCGATGAAGTTCTACGACGCGCTTAATCCTTACAACCAAAATGAAATGATCGAAAAACGCATTGCTGAACCGTATTCATACGTTCAATTCGTGATGGGACGCGATCATCAAGATCATGGCCGAGCAAACCACCCGTGGTTAACCGGTACTTCTGGCTGGGCTTACTTTGCGGTAACCAACTTTATCTTAGGCGTGAGCTTAGGTTTTGAAGGCTTAAACATTGACCCATGTATTCCAACCGATTGGCCTGGATTTGAAGTGACTCGTCAATGGCGTGGTGCGACTTTCAACATCACAGTACAAAACCCAGATAATGTCAGCAAAGGGGTGAAATCCATCACTTTGAATGGCGTAGCAATCGAAGGCGCGATCCCAACTCAAGCGGATGGCAGCGTGCATGACGTTGTGGTGGTAATGGGCTAGAGCTAAAAAACATCGTCATCCCGATCATTAGCATTTTTGGGATGACGCTGAACAATTACATTTTAAGGATATCGTTATGATCAAATTTGGAACTGGCGGCTGGCGCTCATTTATTGGGGAAGAATTTACCCAAGCCAATGTTCGCCTCGTCGCTCAAGCTGTTGCCAACATCATGATCAATGAAAATGCGGTCGATAAAGGCTTTGTTATTGGCTATGACCGCCGCTTTTTATCCGATAAAGCTGCAACATGGTTCGCCGAAGTATTAGCCGCTAATGGCATTACGGTGAGCTTTATTAATCGCTTTGTCCCAACCCCGATTGTGATGTTTCAATGCAACAAAATGGGCTGTATTTATTCAGCTTGTATTACCGCGTCCCATAACCCAGCCGACTATAACGGCATTAAAGTGTTTATCGAAGGCGGGCGTGATGCCGATGAAATCATCACCGAAAAAATTGAAACTCAAATTGCTGGCTTAACCGCAAGCGATGTCAAACGGGTCGAATTTGAAGACGCGATCGGAACAGGCAAAGTGGTCATCATTAATCCAATGAACGATTTTGTTGATTCAGTGATCAACTTTATTGATATTGAAGCGATTAAAAAAGCCAACTTACGCGTACTGATTGATCCTATGTTTGGGGTGGCGAAAAATGCGCTGCAAACGGTATTGATCAATGGTCGTTGTGATGTGGATGTGATCAACGATGGCGAAAACCCTTCTTTCGGCGGTTTAATGCCATCACCCAATGCTGCAACCTTATACCGTTTAAAGCACTTAGTGGCAGCGGAAGGTTATGACATTGGTATTGGTACCGATGGCGATGCGGATCGCTTA from Vibrio algicola encodes the following:
- a CDS encoding ABC transporter permease, giving the protein MKGFLKLIVGNPKALTGMIILMLFIFIAVFAPFITKHAPDKRTGNPHEYPSAIVKMAQSTPDGWVATNLANDRRTMAMSKKADHTLGTTRMGRDVWSQLAYGARVSLGVGFGAGIVVCFLATVIGVSAGYFGGKTDDVLTAAMNIMLVIPQYPLLFVLAAFIGEAGPLTIALIIGCTSWAWGARVVRSQTLALREKEFVKAAEVLGESSFRIIFVEILPNLISIVGASFIGSVMYAIMMEATISFLGLGDPSTISWGIMLYNVQTSSAILVGAWWELIAPCMALTVLAVGLALLNFAVDEVANPQLRSHKGMKRWKKIAEQDVKERTPEMPPQNALWSGDK
- a CDS encoding ABC transporter ATP-binding protein; this encodes MTDINKNEPLISVRNLCVDYITDAGDVRAVNNVSFDLAPGEVFGLAGESGCGKSTVAFSLMRLHKPPAFITGGEVIFNGEDILKYSEDRMQSFRWSQMSMVFQSAMNALNPVLPLEEQFCDVIMRHTNMTRDQAVIRAQGLLEIVDIHPDRLNDYPHQFSGGMRQRLVIAIALALNPKMIIMDEPTTALDVVVQREILQKIYALKEEFGFSILFITHDLSLMVEFSDRIGIMYSGELIEVAPSKEILESPYHPYTKGLGSSFPPLTGPKTKLTGIPGNPLNLLDIPQGCRFQARCERVHDTCRQVPTQLRQIEPGRLSNCHLYGEPISVATV
- a CDS encoding ABC transporter ATP-binding protein encodes the protein MSSSEVYGKLLIEGKNLIKDFPLNSNSMKQTKMRAINDVSFKMYKSRGLAVVGESGSGKSTTAKMIAKMYAPSGGHIEYKGRDIQEIKKKHDLMQYREGVQMVWQDPFGSLNPTHNIFHHIARPLIIHNKVKSSNKKELQERVYELLEQVGLNPAKETSVKFPHQLSGGQRQRVNLARNIAVGAEVVLADEPTSMLDVSIRAGVLNLMEEMKFEKKMSLLYITHDIATARYIAEDLSVMYVGHMVEWGDTDEIIHDPQHPYTQLLVSAVPDPKKSIHEKLKGNKGDIPLWTPESVGCPFAGRCLHVSDKCREKMPEVTQLSTNHFVRCYLFEK
- a CDS encoding glycoside hydrolase family 9 protein, which translates into the protein MQIFTNHIGYPCFSSKNAVVLASTLDQHLTAKLVDANTHQVVKNLLISGKKSVDNWHFGDFYQIDFSDFTQAGHYYLAIGSDHSHAFEIGQNVLMKRTFSDCLHYLKSQRCGGIFDQRDRKTPVLNSENTVDVHGGWYDASGDVSKYLSHLSYANFLNPQQIPMVVWNMLKGLELTAEMNSFARFSTVRLTEEALFGADFLVRMLSPEGYFYTTVFDKWSKDINQREICAYETQDGHKGEDYQAGFRQGGGIAIAALARASRLEEHGEFNSNQYLEAAIKAYQHLVEHNTQYLNDSTENIIDEYCALLAAVELFHCTQEQEFANQAQIWAQRLAQRQMSDENMTHFWSANDDGSRPYFHAAEAGLPVIALCEYLAIETDPNAKQVTRQVIENALRFELIITGKVNNPFGYPRQYVKGVDEAKREAFFVAHNNESGYWWQGENARLASLSCMANIAQTHLQDAALICDLQRFSQSALDWIVGLNPYDMCMLDGHGHNNPDYLPELGFFNAKGGVCNGVTAGFEDEQDIAFNPDGQKDDMLQNWRWGEQWIPHGGWYLLAIIAQQHHLDYAMKESL
- a CDS encoding N-acetylglucosamine kinase, which codes for MNSYYLVGIDGGGTSCRARLTDPQGNILGEGKSGSANILLGVEVAMASIIHAVRKAAKQAGLSEADFHSMHLGLALAAAEQRKTWQGFMQLDHPFASIVLNTDAYGACLGAHNGQDGAIMIAGTGSCGLLIKQGQQHVVGGREFPISDQGSGAIMGLHLIQYTLLAQDGIKPHSDITQIVMQHFNQDVDAIVEWSKRARPCDYGQFSPQIFQCAANGDEVANNLLQQTAADLDMYLEALHQRGASKIALMGGIGVRIGPWLKPQSQQWLVKPQKDAIDGGLMMASKPEHNLF
- a CDS encoding beta-N-acetylhexosaminidase; the protein is MNYRIDLAVIEQQTNYSRFGLTLHNLSDHDLHDWSIHVSFRRYIQPQTLTQGQIKQVGGYCVFTPPQGVTLQANNSYYVEFGTNTAPFQLLDDGFDDAFIQMVKDGITQTLNVVVTPIALSSSPKRRISLPVVTANLNGVIPAPQFIEAQTGYFNLETPITFQAHSSYAQSALVWLADELSQVTDFPIKKSSQGNVCFVTTPTLAEGEYKLEIQAQQILLEANSSSGFMYAATSLLQLISNQFDANSQQLPCTLIQDKPRFEHRGMMLDCARHFHTVEQVKRLINQLAKYKFNAFHWHLTDDEGWRVEIKALPQLTDIGAWRGLKTPIEPQYSHLSETYGGFYSQDQIREVIRYAAERNITVIPEIDIPGHCRAAIKSLPHLLVDAEDQSQYRSIQYYTDNVLSPALQGTYTFIDTVLEEIADLFPSPLVHIGGDEVPEGVWTQSPKCQALMASQGYTDPKELQGHLLRHAENKLKSLGKRMLGWEEVQHGDKVSKDTIICSWLSEDAGLHCASNGFDVILQPAQFTYLDIVQDHGAEEMGVDWAGVTPLEKSYSYEPLSQLDSHDPVRQHIFGIQCGLWCEIIDTPERMEYMLFPRLLAIAEACWTEKQNRNWQDFLARLHGHTPTLSRQGVKFKSLN
- a CDS encoding GH36-type glycosyl hydrolase domain-containing protein, with the protein product MKYGFFDNDNREYVITRPDVPAPWTNYLGTEKFCTVISHNAGGYSFYNSPEHNRVTKFRPNASFDRPGHYVYLRDDETGDYWSISWQPVAKSLDEASYEVRHGLSYSKFKCEYNGITATKTLFVPKGEDAEVWDVVIKNTSDKPRTISTFSFVEFSFSHIQSDNQNHQMSLYSAGTEYKDGVLEYDLYYNTNEQEGFYYLASTFDPDSYDGQRDNFLGLYRDEANPIAVEQGKCSNSAQTCYNHCGSLHKQFVIQPDEEVRFAYILGIGKGNGEKLRTKYQDLANVDAAFAGIKAHWDERCNKFQVKSPNQGLDTMINTWTLYQAETCVVWSRFASFIEVGGRTGLGYRDTAQDAISVPHSNPEMTRKRLVDLLRGQVKAGYGLHLFDPDWFDPEKADVKPSKSPTVVPTPSDEDKIHGIEDTCSDDHLWIVPTICKYVMETGEESFFDEQIPYADGGNASVYDHMKAALDFSAQYVGNTGICKGLRADWNDCLNLGGGESSMVSFLHYWALQEFIDLAKYLGKNDDVDTYTTMAEGVRQACETHLWDDEGGWYIRGLTKDGDKIGTAQQTEGRIHLESNTLAVLSGAVSQERGERAMDSVDEHLYSPYGLHLNSPSFSTPNDDIGFVTRVYQGVKENGAIFSHPNPWAWVAEAKLGRGDKAMKFYDALNPYNQNEMIEKRIAEPYSYVQFVMGRDHQDHGRANHPWLTGTSGWAYFAVTNFILGVSLGFEGLNIDPCIPTDWPGFEVTRQWRGATFNITVQNPDNVSKGVKSITLNGVAIEGAIPTQADGSVHDVVVVMG
- a CDS encoding phosphoglucomutase/phosphomannomutase family protein, producing MIKFGTGGWRSFIGEEFTQANVRLVAQAVANIMINENAVDKGFVIGYDRRFLSDKAATWFAEVLAANGITVSFINRFVPTPIVMFQCNKMGCIYSACITASHNPADYNGIKVFIEGGRDADEIITEKIETQIAGLTASDVKRVEFEDAIGTGKVVIINPMNDFVDSVINFIDIEAIKKANLRVLIDPMFGVAKNALQTVLINGRCDVDVINDGENPSFGGLMPSPNAATLYRLKHLVAAEGYDIGIGTDGDADRLGIIDEKGNFIHPNEVLMLLYYYLLEYKGWKGSVVRNIATTHLLDKIAADHGEKSFEVPVGFKHISSQMEADDSLIGGESSGGLTIRGHIKGKDGVFASSLLVELISVTGKKLSEMLDEIYARYGYAYTAEGDCTFKPAQKDTLYNKIYVEKILPEFEYEVEKVSYEDGAKVYFKNGGWVIARFSGTEPLLRIFSEMEDKPTAEKIVAQMKAFLAL